The genome window TCTAATTTCTATAGCACTTCGATTATTCATTGAAGATACATTCTGACTTACATCTATGCTACTTACTTCTATTTCTTCACCAATTTGAGGAAGACTTGTGTCACTGTCTCTTGCTtgatcaattttattactggATCTTCGAGTTTCATACGAATGGTTGGAAACATTCGTGACCGACTGAACTATCATTATAATTCCGCCACAATCAGGACACTTTTGTTTTGTCTTCTCTAAGTAACTTACGATTCGAGAGTGGAATTCTTTTTTTTGATTCATTGGTAAAAGTTCATAGCACGTTTTTCTTGAATTCTTGTTTCGAAATTTCATAACTTTACAAAACGCATATTTTGGCAGATTTTCATAATCTTCCGGATCATAATCGAAAGAGCAATCGCAAGACAAGTTTGCATTGATTGAAACACTCGTTACAGATGTTGCATTAGTTACTCTTCGATTTAGACGGTACCTTATGTTTGCACAAGTTAATATACGCATAgcaaataatctttttatcGCCTTTGCTGTGGTTAATGgattattttcatacataatattttccaAAAGAGTTCTCGATAGTACGTTGCCTATTACAGAAgcaatttttaacaacaattgTTGATACGGAGTTAAAGAGTCTATTTGTACCATTATTATAGCATCAACGTTTTGTTCGTTGATGTCAGTATTTAGTTGTTCCTTTTTAGTAACAATACACACTGCAATATCCTCGGTAGAATTATCAGCAATGAATTGGTCTAAAGCCTTTTGATCGTCTACACTAACTGCTTGGAGGCGTAGTAACTCAGCGTCGGGAAATTGAAGATcttcgtttttaaaattatctaattCAAGTTTTTGTACTCTTTTGGTTTCTAAGGCaccatttgaaaataaattcactaTGAAACTTTCGACGAGACCTGGCAGACCCTTACATTTAGTTTTGAGTGTGTCGCATAAGTCCTTGGGAACAGCTTCTACATCAAGTATTTGGCAAGCCAGTGCTGGTATCCATTGAGAGGACAATGGTCCTAAGACAATCTTTCTTATACTGCTGTTAATGAGAACATTATAAATCCAGTTTTGTATACTATTGAACTTTCCACGCGTAATCGTCAGTACGGTGTAAATCTTAGGCGCatctaatattattgaaataaactcCCACGAAGAAGCATCTAGATTCTGCAAATcgtctaaaaatataacatgagGTTCAGGAAATGATCTAATAAGTTTCATAAAGATAGTTTTGGCTTTTTCCTTACGTACGTTTTCATCTTGAGTGTAAATTCCCTCATGGTAAGCGAAAcgaacttttataatattgtttaaataacataaatcagAATTATAAGAATTCAGCATTTGCACTATTTTCTCTTCTTTTGAAAAACCTGTAATGGGTTCTTTTAATCCTAACATTTCATTAACGATTTGTCCTAATGCTAAATATGGTGTCGCAGAGTGAATAGATGAAAGACTTAGATAGCATGTTCGTAATCCTTTATTTCTGACATATCGTGTGAGCCATTCTAACAGTCTAGTTTTTCCAGAGCAATATTCTCCTATAAATAAGAGTGCATCAAAATCCCTAAACGATAAATGACTGTTATCGAtccaattttgaaaatattcgaATTCATCACTGCGGTTCAAAAGCGGAGGTAGCACTGGTATATCGTATAATTCTTTAACTCTTATTTCTTCAGTGTATTCAAAAATCTTTCCAGGATGGTTGATGCCTTTTAATTCCGCGGCCGGTTGAAGCGTAAACCCGTTGCTagacattttacttttaacaaaCGTAGTTTCGTcgcaagttattttatttcgaaaataACACATAAATCTTGCGGCTTTATTTACAACTGCCCCAATAATAGTAAATTCTCGTCTTAGTGGGTGTCCAATTACTCCGCAGTATACCTGTCCAGTGGTGACGCCGATCGACACTTCGAGAACACCATCCAGAGCTGATAGTGACTTCTTAATTCCAGAGGCACATTTCAAGGCAGCTTGAGCTTCAGATTCATGTTTGAATCCTCGAAGGCCAAATACAACAAGGATCATAATATCTTTATCGAATagaatgattttattaacgcAGCCCATggatttgtatacaatttcaCATGTTATTTGATAAGAATTGTTAACGATAGTAATCAGCTGTGGAAATGGACAATTACGAGGTTTAAGTGTAATGAATAGTACAGATACGTGTCTCATTTCTGTTAAATATTCTAAAGGCTGATGGGCGTCGATTTGTGTAAGCACCGGTCTGATcataaactttcgtatttccGAACCAATATTTCTTTCCTCAGcgattaaaatagtttttcgtACATTCAAtgcttcatttgtttttagtgATTCCCAACCAATTTTTGTTGTCGTAACGTCTAATAAATTCTCTGGCAAATTTTCAATACCGATCAAtggcttttttatttgtctgaGCATACCACTGAAGCCTAAAAACGGTTTTGTTACATCTTTCTCCCGTGGATCGTAAAGAATTGATTTAATCGTGACGTGACCATCATCATGGATGACGTAGTCGTAGTTTCTTGAATAGCAATGACCCCAAGCAGTGGGTGTCAATTTCACTTCTCCAGAAAGACAAAGACTTTCTGCTGTCTTCGCTTCAAGGACAGGTAGaccaaatataatataattcatGTCTATACCTTTACCAATTGGTGCGAACAATAGATTTCCTGCTGATATTGCcaattttactttcaaattcACCTTAACGTCCGTTTCGTACGAGCCAAAAGAATGTTGAATTATCAAGGCACATGCTATGGCCGTGTGTATTGTATGACTAAGGTATGATCGTTTGTCAGTCTTCCACAGTGCAAGGAAAGCGTCGCCTgcaaactttattatatcacCACCGTGGCTGTATATTATTTCAATCAATGAACCAAGGTACGTATTCAAAGTAACAGTTAGTCGGTACGTGCCCCCTTTACCAGAGTTGGTGTAACGTTCAGATAGCGCGGTATATCCAGAAACATCGGCCATCAAGAGTACTCCAACAAATCGTTTGGGCTCACGTTTTTCATCgaaactgaaattaaattgactATATGTATACTAAGGTTAACAGAACACTATTAcaagacaaaattaaaacttaagtaaTCTGATTGGGTTATTtaagtactttaaaataactcCAACTTaagaattcaaaaataaattgtcttaGTTAAATCTCAAGCAGAAAAAATGCGGTTTCCTAATTCAAGTCTACCAAGAAATTATCGCgtttataattatgaaatgcAACACAAACTTTTCCAATAGAAGTATTTCATCAGGTACCATGGTGGCAAGAATCAGCGTCTGTTTTCTCGACAGTCGTACTTCAACGTCTTGGTCTATTTGTTCTTCTGAAATGCTTTCACGACCGAAAAACTCTTGCGTCAGATCACTAAGGTTAGCTGTTTTTGGACTATCTTCGTCAGTTGAATCCTCTTCTAGTAAATCGTTATCGGCGTGTGACATCCTTTTGGGGAAACTTCTCCATTTCTCTGTGTTTATCATTGCGTTAAGTGAGCTCCGTCTTGAACGAGTTCTTTGTCTGCGAAAGTTCATTATGCACTTTAACTTGTAATTTTGATACGTGccaaaaacattgaaatattataaccTGTTAAAATCTATGTGGTTGTGGTTGAAAATAGATTAAGTATATCAATATTGATACATTATGTAAAGACACGTTTTATTCCATAAACTTGTGAATATTTGGAACTCGTAAACCTTACAGAACTCGTAAACTGTGTGCTAAAGccgttaatttgaaatttttataagacatttatttatagcattattttaataacacatttacttttttgtcCGACAAATCTTCTGGCCTTATGGcagttttttgacattgacaagaGGGGGTGTCTACAAGTTTTAAGGGTTACTAGTGAGCAAAATTTTCCTAACTTCTTCCGAAAGTTGTCCATGTTGCAACTTCATGCAATTGGTTTGCAATTTATGACCTGAGTTCtcgtactattattattatttattatttatttatttatttacaatacaataaaaaaacctaaaatagaactatgtcccacaaaattatataaaataatttgactgtgggatcaagaaatttaatttaaatttaaattgatataatataaaattagattagtgtgataattaaaaattaaatttaatttaaatttatataaaataaaattagataagtatgattattaaaattaaaataaatttaatgaaagtatAATGAAATCAGTTATGGGAAAAGAAGTTATGGCAAtgcatgtaataaaaattttttgagctttgttttaaatttaccttTGATACTTTCATCCGTAATGAATGCaggtaaactattaaatatatacggTACACGTTTTTTAAGAGTTCGGTCTccgtatatattatgtacccTGGGCACCATATATTTACCTGCAATCATTGCTCGGGTATTGTaggtattacatatatttttaaaaaaagaagtatgcTCACGATTGTTAactgcaattaaatatttatgtttgacaCTAACAGGAAgtattttacacattttaaaaagtttgaatgagtcctgattatattttgattttgtttttttatccacAAGTAATTTAACATATCTTAGTTGAATATTTTCCAGTTTAGAAATAtgggttttaatttaaatttaattttagtttaaattttaattccttaCTGTTTAAATTGATACCCACACTCATTAGCAAATGAACTTACATGTAGCAATAtgcgtattatttttattgattttcgtaattatgaaaatggcaACATCAAACTATGCATATgccaagtctatgacacggtaataataataccgtgagtgagagagatacagttatacacaattcctgtgacgtgacaaagacagggataactatcttccgtccctttctgcgtaccagggtttggggtttgtttggaacaaaggttgtcccctacaaacaacctaggttgtccctaacaaagtttgacattcgtgctatttttcgaaaattgtgagtacttagtggctgtaattgtgcaaaaatattttgatattacagttttagtaaggtaaagtttataaaacatggtatactgctgtatcgtcggttgtaaaagccgtagtgagcgaaaagagaaaaacataacctttcactcgtaagtactgaaactacgcacttattcacatgtattcatacaaaataaggaagaaaatacaaactagttgttctttacagtctttgtaataactaatatgttaaaatacgggtaaaatcagctaaaataaaatagtatttttcgaacattatgcgcccaaacgcagatgtcatttgtgtcaaataatatactgtggatctgggaaacaagcggccatattaaacttcttttcaaattggttggttattacccgtaaaaataataccaccatcttgttgtaaaaattaccctgaatttaggggaaataaattatagtatgtataatgtatataaatgaaacaattcacatttttatactattttcaacagatttcaaaaggagtttttaattctggtatatgctgtgtttttaaatatttgatactttcttatcccgttgattttaaagagtatgctttttaatttgtcccatgtaaattttgtttcttagaaattacaatcaaaatagttaaatattaagtagttttacatgtagtgttcactgtaatgatatacagagtaatttaaaattatatgactataatattggtatgttttttgtagctttttatgaagacttagggcttcgtgcatatcgaagaaaaataggacatcgtttgaatgctcgtctaatggacctaagactgaagagatgccgcgctttgttgaagcagtacgcgggaaaagaatatcgggaaattctttttttggagtcactcaagacatccttgattaaggcagccgccgatattgacatggaccttgttcgtgctgtgatagacgactggccgagcagattgaaggcttgtattcaaaatcacggatgtcattttgagtaaactttagtgtcataagaatctatgttttgttaagttcattttggtatataaatggtcacataatgaataaacttgtttcaattattttatattaaacatgtaacagaatttatgacctgactaagtattactaaaaaaatctgtttacgtaatcttagtcacataaacaaaaataacgcattgttttttatatttattacgtttattaattacaatttaattgggaatatataaattggtctatattaaattatatcgtaattattcattttcgggacaaaacaaataactggtaaccccaatccttttacatatatataggtatagtctatagtactctctatctgtcccttacgggtgaacgcgcatgccatatctatataattcttcatctgaggcATATGCCAATCCATACTTCGTCTGAATATGACGATTGTCGAACTATGTCGAACTATAGCATAATTTGACAAGTCAATGTTACCAAAAACAAATATGCAAATAATACCATGACAACGATAAATATCATAGACAAAATGCAAAATAGTCAAGTACAATGGCATCGAATAATATCCATGTACAAATCCATTTTCAATAAAGTTTCTTgaacgaaacgcggaattattttcacttcacgcctgtcatctgtgtggtcgtggtattgcaccgggagAGCCGAcacattcgtgcaacagatattgTTACGCTGGCGTCTACTGTTAAATGCCTTCCTTCAATCAATTCAATGTtatctttaatttacttaacaaaatttttgttgtttaaacACGTTTGGTTACTAAATTACTAGCCTAGTGTGAAATAGCCTTAAGAGCTTTAGCCTTGGAGAGTAATAGACCTAATACGCAATTAAATTAACGCAAGTGTCAAACCTGTTAACATGTtaggcggcggcggcggtgtgaaggaattttataattatttaaatacttcaaTTGTATGCAGTCAGTTGTTGTCCGTTGTGGACGTCACACGTGTTGTGGAGCTTAAAATGGATCATAAACATacattctttaataaaattatcgatATAGTTAAAGAAGAAACCGCTAGTGATGTACCCTTGATAGACTTTAAGCATCCTAAAGAATTGGaggtatgtttttataattattagatgtattttcttttaaaaatgtgaagatttttaattcgataatagttttaaagagttatttattaaattatattcaaaaaagGCCTAAAtcagaatatatttttgttatttgaaatatttttaaattacaaaaagaaatgatttatttttaattgaatggtTACGCGCTTTTATATTAGGTGGAACGGGAATTAATGTCgttttcttatattaaattcgaataaattatcaagtttttttctaaattaatattgtaatcacCCTCGTTATCATCAACCTTTTGCTTCCTAGCTCAAAGTTTACAATGGCGGACCGataaaaagctaaaaaaaattttgaattaaatatctCTAGTTGGCATTTTGGACATCACCTGGTGATGTCccatttattagtaaaaactttgtaaacacAGGCGCGCTCGACCCTCAAACTAATTTTTCGGTTACGCTCATCTGTCTGGTAGCTTTGCCTGAAGTATCTGCCTTGTATAGTGaagaaaaatgataatacGTACTATATTCTTTTACTAGCTAGAATATTTGTCTAAACTATTTTACTGACTGTCCATCCATATCTCAAATTGTAGGAGTATCTAAATACGGCAATATGACATGCTGCGCCGGTGATATTCtacaatgaatatttttatgtacaattgCAGGTCCAGATATGGTCATCAGATTGTATTAGATGTATAATAATAGCAGAAGGATTGTTATAAGCACGATTAGTAATTAACGATTGATTTAGTTTAGCATGTTGACACATGATGTGTATTAACATTCAAACTTTATCTGGGCTAACGGTTAGCTGCGAGCTGTGAGCGTatctttattactaaataaaagtttatatttcagaaaattttAGATTTGGATATAAGCAATGGTATTGACGATATTGAATTGGAGCGATGCGTACGTCAAGTCCTTCGCTATAGCATCAAAACCAACAAGCATTCCTTCAGGAATCAGTTATACGGGGCTACTGACCCATACGGCTTGTGCGGTGCCTGGATAGCTGAAGCGTTTAATACAAGCcagtatgtatttatgtttataattattatctacaAATCTCTATGTTATGTACGTTTTCGTTTAATTTTCCTCGTTAAAAATTATCGAATACTAATCTCGAATCTAGATAAACGTGTGTCAAAAAAATCTTatgcattttttatcttactaatattataaatgcaataagTAAGCTAGTTGCCaaaatgtgatatttattctaattttaccttttacattttttaacctCGACATAAGTtttagtaaagttttaaattgtaaatcattttattattgtaattctagcaaatttatatgtattctaaatgaaaattttatatgtatatagataataactttataatgttaaattatatgacatagcattaagttttaaagtagtattaagaaataatgtaatataaattagtaactagcttaagaattttatgattaataaaaaaaaaagataaataacgtCTCTGGCCCAAAATACGCCAGGGGTagaacgagagggcggcatagagccgcccaaaaaaaaaaaaaaatattataaatgcatatttaaatgcgtggatgtatgtttgttagaaggtatctcgatgaaatttggcatggatgtagaatatagtctgaaagaacacaaaggcaaccgattaatttttttttgattctgcgcggacgaaaCCGCCGATTACAGCTATAAATAGTCTAGCTATAGTAGACAGTCTTCTATAAAAAGTAAGAGTGATCGAATATTATTCAATGAATTGCCTATGACCATGTACGGACTATTGCGCATTGATTGGTATATACTAATCCGTTCAGTAGTTTTCCATTGATTGACGTACAAAGAAATCAATTTTCATTAGAAATCCCGAATGGACATATttagaatgaaataaattagatcctataaatttatacatgGCTTCATAAACAAAgaataaatagaacaaaatgtaaattttgttagtaatattacttttttaaaacttcagGTACACTTTCGAAGTAGCGCCAGCTTTTACTCTGGTCGAACTGAAGATGATCAGCCACATTCTCCGTTTGTTCGGCATCCCCGATGGAGATGGAATCTTCAGCCCTGGCGGGTCTGTCTCCATGTTGTACGCGCTCGTCGCTGCGAGATACAAAGCATTTCCCGAGGTCAAGACCAAAGGCGTGAGGAGTCTGCCAGATGTAGTCGTTTTTACTTCTGAAGATGTAAGTGTTGATTTTGGAATATCGTAGCAAGTCTACCATCCGTGAGGAAAGACCCAAAACATTTCTATAGCGCGTTCTAAAACGCCAGTGGTTCCATCTAGTTCACCTCTAacacatttgtttgtttgtttcatCGCGTTTCTGTTATTGCGATATTACTGGTGATGTTCttggaaaatgtatttttcaagTGTGTTGTTTTACAGAGTCACTATTCGATAATGAAAGGCGCTCATTGGCTCGGATTCGGTACTGACAATATCATACAGATAGCTACCAACGAGTTTGGACAAATGGACGTTGCACAGCTTGCCGCTAGTATACAAAGGGAAAGAGATTTAGGAAGGTATCCTGTGATGGTGAACGCCACAGCCGGTACAACCGTGCTAGGAGCTATAGACGACCTGGACGCTGTGGCAGAGGTGTGCCAGAAGCACGGTATATGGATGCACGTCGATGTACGTATCCTCTTAATCATTTTCAATCGAGATGTGCCTAAAGTCTCATGTGGTGGTTATCCGCAACTTTGGATAATCGAATCTACTTTGTGTGGAAACTATCTTATAAAAAGGCAAAGGGATACTTTTTATGTAGTAAACCGGACTTTTATAAAGGTTCTAAttctaaattgtaaaatttcatttcaaaccTTTTCAGATgagtataattatattttaaacgttgCAATTTTCAGGCATGCTGGGGTGGCAGTTTAATATTATCTCGCAAATATAAGCACAGACTAAAAGGAATTGAAAGGTAAAGTacctttaaaaagtaaatcttttacttattaataaatagcgTATTcttcaaaaactatttttttatctctctTTTTTGTCCTATTGTTagattatcattttaaatgtttccaGAGC of Papilio machaon chromosome 18, ilPapMach1.1, whole genome shotgun sequence contains these proteins:
- the LOC106707725 gene encoding adenylate cyclase type 10 — protein: MNFRRQRTRSRRSSLNAMINTEKWRSFPKRMSHADNDLLEEDSTDEDSPKTANLSDLTQEFFGRESISEEQIDQDVEVRLSRKQTLILATMVPDEILLLENFDEKREPKRFVGVLLMADVSGYTALSERYTNSGKGGTYRLTVTLNTYLGSLIEIIYSHGGDIIKFAGDAFLALWKTDKRSYLSHTIHTAIACALIIQHSFGSYETDVKVNLKVKLAISAGNLLFAPIGKGIDMNYIIFGLPVLEAKTAESLCLSGEVKLTPTAWGHCYSRNYDYVIHDDGHVTIKSILYDPREKDVTKPFLGFSGMLRQIKKPLIGIENLPENLLDVTTTKIGWESLKTNEALNVRKTILIAEERNIGSEIRKFMIRPVLTQIDAHQPLEYLTEMRHVSVLFITLKPRNCPFPQLITIVNNSYQITCEIVYKSMGCVNKIILFDKDIMILVVFGLRGFKHESEAQAALKCASGIKKSLSALDGVLEVSIGVTTGQVYCGVIGHPLRREFTIIGAVVNKAARFMCYFRNKITCDETTFVKSKMSSNGFTLQPAAELKGINHPGKIFEYTEEIRVKELYDIPVLPPLLNRSDEFEYFQNWIDNSHLSFRDFDALLFIGEYCSGKTRLLEWLTRYVRNKGLRTCYLSLSSIHSATPYLALGQIVNEMLGLKEPITGFSKEEKIVQMLNSYNSDLCYLNNIIKVRFAYHEGIYTQDENVRKEKAKTIFMKLIRSFPEPHVIFLDDLQNLDASSWEFISIILDAPKIYTVLTITRGKFNSIQNWIYNVLINSSIRKIVLGPLSSQWIPALACQILDVEAVPKDLCDTLKTKCKGLPGLVESFIVNLFSNGALETKRVQKLELDNFKNEDLQFPDAELLRLQAVSVDDQKALDQFIADNSTEDIAVCIVTKKEQLNTDINEQNVDAIIMVQIDSLTPYQQLLLKIASVIGNVLSRTLLENIMYENNPLTTAKAIKRLFAMRILTCANIRYRLNRRVTNATSVTSVSINANLSCDCSFDYDPEDYENLPKYAFCKVMKFRNKNSRKTCYELLPMNQKKEFHSRIVSYLEKTKQKCPDCGGIIMIVQSVTNVSNHSYETRRSSNKIDQARDSDTSLPQIGEEIEVSSIDVSQNVSSMNNRSAIEIRRTKSDSSSRQALEPKSTLSDKNTRLSLKQTDKPSTILKNKNERLDIIDGNRRSMKRVTMTSLLSKDISFNEMNNSKIFDMLRAVTEASTISEWHELGVVDSCDDVNENGKGYFKLKIERGVSKTRFEKCACLELNITIYEQLINHAREADLKVKMIEFLINYSYFNLLANNFECIYPKLDEAEDICFEKVIENMTSFDKRRFLGRIHSLRAAALLMSGKLAAAKIHIERATKIYGFNLDKVSDFFNIRNIITATPFKRSKYLKHSTILKSDSIFCLNVTTLLFSALGDDNISRVSALRALNLTQKVKCNIIDLCDAFSNAIQVELVRGNAEFTKDIERMAILTFKNLSQPIQAEEMFAIGKFFMASFRGRLARGKLAEAIRSGFRSLVISRFLHADTISLDMIPDLFYILLSRRRIEEAIDILKLSFQFSYKQSTTEWETWYYALCIDLILDAGFQLETPNEISRYAEHALNTGLPAGLSRRRLIVGLWTYWLRADVDRKAKRFEAEALNWTAYEEDDGSLNTLLSAMRLAEGMLESLARKMDDLRKVVDLMELRSIAERELTRLEKDARLMRAIYPRWMLLKGNSLFLSGRQNAAMTMYNHALEESLRINSHLEEELVRAATSNSRFWIQSARTGSFMHWREGSEHARSSWHHIMYRITTSRS
- the LOC106707697 gene encoding cysteine sulfinic acid decarboxylase — translated: MLGGGGGVKEFYNYLNTSIVCSQLLSVVDVTRVVELKMDHKHTFFNKIIDIVKEETASDVPLIDFKHPKELEKILDLDISNGIDDIELERCVRQVLRYSIKTNKHSFRNQLYGATDPYGLCGAWIAEAFNTSQYTFEVAPAFTLVELKMISHILRLFGIPDGDGIFSPGGSVSMLYALVAARYKAFPEVKTKGVRSLPDVVVFTSEDSHYSIMKGAHWLGFGTDNIIQIATNEFGQMDVAQLAASIQRERDLGRYPVMVNATAGTTVLGAIDDLDAVAEVCQKHGIWMHVDACWGGSLILSRKYKHRLKGIERANSISWNPHKMVGAPLQCSVFLIRERGLLHAANCASAQYLFQQDKFYDINYDTGDKGIQCGRKIDAFKLWTLWKARGDEGLNILMDRTMEVAEFCIETVASRPGFRLVSAPLQCPNVCFWYIPKFMRGKTEDAGWWELMHNITKKIKELLTTSSRLMVAYMPLRQRKNFFRLAFSFHPVIKETEVLEMLQAIEDCGEMVDLSML